One segment of Streptomyces sp. NBC_00576 DNA contains the following:
- a CDS encoding phospholipase D-like domain-containing protein encodes MRSASRHGSSRLAAALFSVSLVAGLQLGLADSASAAVTAGPVFNKPTGTVAEQQAIRTQLLDYINQSPSGSSIKASVYHFWDTELAQAIADARARGVDIQLMLDESDVSDNVDDPTYPILTAALGTDLTKSSFVGLCPVNKSCLGEPSQGASINHNKFWLFSQLDGAYDVVVQTSSNLTPSSYSRFWNDAYVLPNNVTIYTAYSNYFGKLVGQDWANWQYSSTTSSPYKAYFFPRPADDPSPGDTITGVLDNVTCTYTENGTTKHTKVRVGMFKLTRLPVAQKLVALKTAGCTVDIVYSQTDSGSSSGTWETLHASGGPTLRCYNWDDDNDPATASRIIHSKYLLIEGKYDGATGQKVLWTGSHNYTGPALTKNDEALLKVDVDADHDAYVTDFNAVKAAAVPGTADNTNACKGIISTPET; translated from the coding sequence GTGCGCTCAGCATCACGCCATGGTTCAAGCCGTCTCGCCGCGGCTCTCTTCTCGGTCTCGCTCGTCGCGGGCCTGCAACTCGGCCTGGCGGACAGCGCGTCCGCGGCCGTCACGGCGGGCCCGGTCTTCAACAAGCCGACCGGCACCGTGGCCGAGCAGCAGGCGATACGTACACAACTGCTCGACTACATCAACCAGTCACCGTCGGGCTCGTCCATCAAGGCCTCGGTCTACCACTTCTGGGACACGGAGCTGGCCCAGGCCATCGCGGACGCCCGCGCCCGCGGCGTCGACATCCAGCTGATGCTGGACGAGAGCGACGTCAGCGACAACGTCGACGACCCGACGTACCCGATCCTGACGGCCGCGCTCGGCACCGACCTCACGAAGAGCTCGTTCGTCGGACTGTGCCCCGTCAACAAGTCATGTCTGGGTGAGCCTTCACAGGGCGCCTCCATCAACCACAACAAGTTCTGGCTGTTCTCACAGCTCGACGGAGCGTACGACGTCGTGGTGCAGACCTCGTCGAACCTGACGCCGTCCAGCTACAGCCGGTTCTGGAACGACGCCTACGTCCTGCCGAACAACGTGACGATCTACACGGCGTACAGCAACTACTTCGGCAAACTCGTGGGCCAGGACTGGGCCAACTGGCAGTACAGCTCGACCACCAGCAGCCCCTACAAGGCCTACTTCTTCCCGCGTCCGGCGGACGATCCGTCACCGGGCGACACCATCACCGGCGTCCTCGACAACGTGACCTGCACCTACACCGAAAACGGCACCACCAAGCACACCAAGGTGCGGGTCGGGATGTTCAAGCTCACCCGGCTCCCGGTGGCGCAGAAGCTGGTCGCGCTCAAGACCGCCGGCTGCACGGTCGACATCGTCTATTCACAGACCGACAGCGGTTCCTCCAGCGGCACTTGGGAGACCCTGCACGCCTCGGGCGGCCCCACGCTGCGCTGCTACAACTGGGACGACGACAACGACCCGGCCACCGCCTCGCGCATCATCCACTCCAAGTACCTGCTGATCGAGGGCAAGTACGACGGCGCGACGGGGCAGAAGGTCCTGTGGACCGGCAGCCACAACTACACCGGCCCTGCCCTCACCAAGAACGACGAGGCGCTCCTCAAGGTCGACGTCGACGCCGACCACGACGCCTACGTCACGGACTTCAACGCGGTGAAGGCCGCCGCCGTGCCCGGCACCGCCGACAACACGAACGCCTGCAAGGGGATCATCAGCACGCCCGAGACCTGA
- a CDS encoding RHS repeat-associated core domain-containing protein: MAALVSKALLAGLLSVVAFAPTAAVALPSGDQPSVPSGKMDSPVPQVAEPSQTKPAKVTWPKAGRGTVALGSAPVKAAKGSVVSVRTARHSAKAKGAAARPAPSKVDVEVLGRAKAEAAGGLGLAVRLARRDGGRGAGAVELSIDYSGFAHAYGGDFASRLRLIRLPACAATNPKAKACRSGSYVPAKNDTDGQKLTATVEATPQTETYSGMAALAGPSVYALTTGSSSDKGDYRASTLSPTGKWDVSMGSGAFTYQVPIEVPEPPVGEAPDLALTYNSQSVDGRTSASNNQASWVGMGWDLNLGYIERRYKNCTQDGHPAFGDLCWDSPNSSADPNGAVYVININGMTTQLIQDNTGTGSFHMEDDPGWKVQKLNGGYGSDNTDEFWVITQQDGTRYYFGWGRSERSLARTSSVLTVPVVGDDAGEPCNSSYPNPCKQAWRWSLDRVVTPNEVENSYFYDKEQNYYRSVAAADKARSYDAGAYLSRIEYGWSSQTAGAQLPAKVEFQHVNRCVERMNEKDPLDSTPPDCPTIDGSPSSYPDVPVDLICDGPEDGESCAGKTYYPTFFQRGMLWDIKTYVRDNDAASWDLVMQYQMKYALMNPEGAIDGTLWLDYIQRRGYAGDDVTLPTINFNGVYLDNQVGGSLLNFRRVNKVFTDLGSSVAVTYGHASDGDVSRQCDAADLPSQSTNDSECFWQKWTPEGTTTEQTGWFKKFVVTQIVVDPGDLGDGDPAMTTTYEYDGAPGWRFTADPIAKDEDESWSEWRGYGKVLVTTGANSNRHSTYNWLYRGLDGDRTSKTDPSQTRTVKVTDSEGTQWTDSAWLAGKPLETSTRDSADKSQAREWHEYWMHNTAQYTGLPDARLVRESKTRTLEKVYDSTDTDLSTWREHIVENEYDDSETASTTFGLPMRVDDWGETGVSDNTCTEFGRAYNTDQLDATGTKRWMVYQDDERHYSVSCTTQAQDQAAGQDTLHQDQRTVTLLDGATTQSENDTKLTDGNATEVRTYTDATTYRTTKGNFDDAGRRTKTWDGKQNLTTTTYNPNTSWPINGITTTTPTPSGGTALTSTTYISRFFGEPWKTVDANGNISRVVYDALGRTIQVFKPTESANYPDGTPSMKFSYAVPVATSSTGVPDVATGAPAKVTTEILQSGTTFLKSVGYVDGLGRARETQMPAPSGTGRTVTVTRYDSSGNVAGTSAEFYNSQAAGSGMVNPAVSDIPAYNDLQVDWAGRTTLSQILVGNVAQAANRTVTSYGGADLTTVFPPVGEPKDTYTDVDGQTVKVVEHNGSESYTTEYEYTRSGGLKYVHDALGNTTHYTYNWAGDRLRTEDLDSGVSTNTYDANGSVETVTDGTTVLTHTYDQLNRQKSVSSGSTLLSEWKWDTATNGKGMLASTTSYAGGYGYVSTVGAYDARGRATSKTTVVPNDGSGFQGSYTFGYHYDANDQTTSVDYPAVGGLPAESVTTQRSAYGDPTKLSSALATYVSGVGYDDLGRTISRSYGTAGTGTSATRTFAYDDANGTGWLKNVTTNALTSGTTTKVQEDTYARNSAGTVTALREIVANQQQCYTYDGLQRLKGAWTTAATNCGTTPQSDFAGPDAYQHQYTYDRLGNIQSVTKATATETTVRDYKYPGYSADETTYTADQAHPHAVTSVTTPSGTDIYGYNDKGQLTTRTVGGVSSTLDWDPQQRLTKVTQKKQTGDEVSTYVYDVEGNVVMRTAKNEKVLYLDGQELHSTTAGTKASRYYALEKTAVAVRVADGTANGTLIWLMSDTQSSTQLMVAQATGAVTRRRYLPFGEQRGATALPSATDRGFLGKSEDDSTGLSLLGARLYDPGLGRFLSPDPLATPYLPQSLNGYSYSVNNPIAYSDPSGLFFDLLFGGSFWRTLWNSRHNAAVMLRAMAVRFYDLSHGNGHGAVTTSRKANAIKHGSYNSINIKKESLKKTGYADLIYWTDKKVYVWEIKHQQSANYKSSRPSAESTGPAQLKNYIKYLTKQLRAKGDKRQVVAGFAFPLAQSAPSIKGDELITVRSSSKAAGIEVYTYTKVKKIDKPSPSPFPQPNPTTVPERVPQPANPYQPAPGATQLAPLPGAETNNEWGWDWGTVTTPDTSTSGALATVAFLTALFLSPA; encoded by the coding sequence GTGGCTGCCCTGGTCAGCAAGGCATTGCTGGCCGGGCTTTTGTCGGTCGTGGCGTTCGCGCCCACGGCGGCGGTGGCGTTGCCGAGTGGCGACCAGCCGAGCGTGCCGAGCGGAAAAATGGACAGCCCGGTGCCGCAGGTGGCCGAGCCGTCCCAGACGAAACCGGCGAAGGTGACCTGGCCCAAGGCGGGCCGTGGCACCGTGGCGCTGGGATCCGCGCCGGTCAAGGCGGCCAAGGGATCGGTTGTGTCGGTCCGTACGGCCCGGCACTCCGCGAAGGCCAAGGGCGCGGCAGCGCGCCCCGCGCCCTCCAAGGTCGACGTCGAGGTGCTGGGGCGCGCGAAGGCCGAGGCCGCCGGCGGTCTGGGACTCGCGGTGCGGCTCGCGCGCCGGGACGGCGGGCGGGGGGCCGGGGCGGTGGAACTCTCCATCGACTACTCGGGCTTCGCCCACGCCTACGGCGGCGACTTCGCCTCCCGGCTGCGTCTGATCAGGCTGCCGGCCTGCGCGGCAACCAACCCGAAGGCGAAGGCCTGCCGAAGCGGCAGCTACGTACCCGCGAAGAACGACACGGACGGTCAGAAGCTGACGGCGACGGTCGAGGCCACGCCGCAGACCGAGACGTACTCCGGCATGGCGGCCCTCGCGGGGCCCTCCGTCTACGCGCTGACCACGGGTTCATCGTCCGACAAGGGCGACTACCGGGCGAGCACGCTGTCGCCCACGGGCAAGTGGGACGTGTCGATGGGCTCGGGCGCGTTCACCTACCAGGTGCCGATCGAGGTGCCCGAACCCCCGGTGGGTGAGGCCCCGGACCTTGCGCTGACCTACAACTCCCAGTCGGTGGACGGCCGTACGTCGGCCTCCAACAACCAGGCCTCTTGGGTGGGGATGGGCTGGGACCTGAACCTCGGCTACATCGAGCGCCGCTACAAGAACTGCACCCAGGACGGGCACCCGGCCTTCGGCGACCTGTGCTGGGATTCGCCGAACTCGTCGGCGGACCCGAACGGCGCCGTGTACGTCATCAACATCAACGGGATGACGACGCAGCTCATCCAGGACAACACCGGCACCGGCTCCTTCCACATGGAGGACGATCCCGGCTGGAAGGTGCAGAAGCTCAACGGCGGCTACGGCTCGGACAACACCGACGAGTTCTGGGTGATCACCCAGCAGGACGGCACCCGCTACTACTTCGGCTGGGGCCGCTCCGAGCGCTCGCTCGCCAGGACGAGCTCGGTACTGACCGTCCCCGTCGTCGGTGACGACGCGGGCGAGCCCTGCAACAGCTCGTACCCCAACCCCTGCAAGCAGGCCTGGCGTTGGAGCCTGGACCGGGTGGTGACACCGAACGAGGTCGAGAACTCCTACTTCTACGACAAGGAGCAGAACTACTACCGTTCGGTGGCCGCGGCCGACAAGGCCCGCTCCTACGACGCGGGCGCGTACCTGAGCCGGATCGAGTACGGCTGGTCCTCGCAGACCGCGGGCGCCCAGCTTCCTGCCAAGGTGGAGTTCCAGCACGTCAACCGCTGTGTCGAGCGGATGAACGAAAAGGACCCGCTGGACAGCACCCCACCGGACTGCCCGACCATCGACGGGTCCCCCTCGTCGTACCCGGACGTGCCGGTCGACCTCATCTGCGACGGCCCGGAGGACGGCGAGTCCTGCGCGGGAAAGACCTACTACCCCACGTTCTTCCAGCGCGGAATGCTCTGGGACATCAAGACGTACGTCCGCGACAACGACGCGGCGAGCTGGGACCTGGTCATGCAGTACCAGATGAAGTACGCGCTGATGAATCCCGAGGGGGCCATCGACGGCACGCTCTGGCTCGACTACATCCAGCGTCGCGGCTACGCGGGGGACGACGTCACCCTGCCGACCATCAACTTCAACGGTGTGTACCTGGACAACCAGGTCGGCGGCTCGTTGCTGAACTTCCGCCGGGTCAACAAGGTCTTCACCGACCTGGGCTCCAGTGTGGCCGTCACCTACGGGCACGCCTCCGACGGTGACGTCTCCCGGCAGTGCGACGCCGCCGACCTGCCCTCCCAGTCGACCAACGACTCCGAGTGCTTCTGGCAGAAGTGGACGCCGGAGGGCACGACGACCGAGCAGACCGGCTGGTTCAAGAAGTTCGTCGTGACGCAGATCGTGGTGGACCCCGGCGATCTCGGGGACGGCGATCCCGCGATGACCACGACGTACGAGTACGACGGCGCCCCGGGCTGGCGGTTCACGGCCGACCCGATCGCCAAGGACGAGGACGAGTCCTGGTCGGAGTGGCGCGGCTACGGCAAGGTGCTCGTCACCACCGGCGCCAACTCCAACAGGCACTCCACCTACAACTGGCTGTACCGGGGCCTGGACGGCGACCGCACCTCCAAGACGGACCCCTCGCAGACCCGGACGGTGAAGGTCACCGACTCCGAGGGCACCCAGTGGACCGACTCCGCGTGGCTGGCGGGCAAGCCGCTGGAGACCTCCACGCGCGACAGCGCGGACAAGTCGCAGGCGAGGGAGTGGCACGAGTACTGGATGCACAACACCGCCCAGTACACGGGCCTCCCGGACGCCCGCTTGGTGCGGGAGAGCAAGACGCGCACGCTGGAGAAGGTCTACGACTCCACCGACACGGACCTGTCGACCTGGCGCGAGCACATCGTCGAGAACGAGTACGACGACAGTGAGACGGCCTCCACCACCTTCGGCCTGCCGATGCGCGTGGACGACTGGGGCGAGACCGGCGTCTCCGACAACACGTGCACCGAGTTCGGGCGGGCCTACAACACCGACCAGCTCGACGCGACCGGCACCAAGCGGTGGATGGTGTACCAGGACGACGAACGCCACTACTCCGTCTCCTGCACCACCCAGGCCCAGGACCAGGCGGCCGGGCAGGACACCCTGCACCAGGACCAGAGGACCGTCACGCTCCTCGACGGCGCCACGACCCAGTCCGAGAACGACACCAAGCTGACCGACGGCAACGCCACCGAGGTCCGCACCTACACCGACGCCACCACCTACCGCACCACCAAGGGCAACTTCGACGACGCCGGGCGCCGGACCAAGACCTGGGACGGCAAGCAGAACCTGACAACCACCACCTACAACCCGAACACGTCCTGGCCGATCAACGGCATCACCACCACGACCCCGACCCCGAGCGGGGGAACGGCACTCACCTCGACCACGTACATCTCCCGGTTCTTCGGGGAACCGTGGAAGACCGTCGACGCCAACGGCAACATCAGCCGGGTCGTCTACGACGCGCTCGGCCGCACCATCCAGGTCTTCAAGCCGACCGAGTCCGCCAACTACCCCGACGGCACCCCGTCGATGAAGTTCTCCTACGCGGTCCCGGTCGCCACGTCCTCCACGGGTGTGCCCGACGTGGCGACCGGCGCGCCGGCGAAGGTGACCACCGAGATCCTCCAGTCCGGCACCACCTTCCTGAAATCGGTCGGCTACGTCGACGGCCTCGGCCGGGCGCGGGAGACACAGATGCCCGCGCCGTCGGGCACGGGCCGCACGGTCACCGTGACCCGCTACGACTCGTCGGGCAATGTCGCCGGCACGTCGGCGGAGTTCTACAACAGCCAGGCGGCCGGCTCCGGCATGGTCAATCCGGCCGTCTCCGACATCCCGGCCTACAACGACCTGCAGGTGGACTGGGCCGGGCGCACCACGCTGTCGCAGATCCTGGTCGGTAACGTCGCGCAGGCGGCGAACAGGACCGTGACCAGCTACGGCGGCGCGGACCTCACTACCGTCTTCCCGCCGGTGGGGGAGCCCAAGGACACCTATACCGATGTCGACGGCCAGACCGTCAAGGTGGTCGAGCACAACGGCTCGGAGTCCTACACCACGGAGTACGAGTACACGCGCAGCGGTGGTCTGAAGTATGTCCACGACGCGTTGGGCAACACCACCCACTACACCTACAACTGGGCGGGAGATCGTCTCAGGACCGAGGATCTCGACAGTGGCGTCAGCACGAACACGTACGACGCCAACGGCAGCGTCGAGACCGTCACGGACGGCACCACCGTCCTCACGCACACGTATGACCAGTTGAACCGCCAGAAGTCGGTCTCCTCGGGTTCCACGTTGCTGAGCGAGTGGAAGTGGGACACCGCCACCAACGGCAAGGGAATGCTGGCCTCGACCACCTCGTACGCGGGCGGCTACGGCTATGTGTCGACGGTGGGCGCCTATGACGCGCGCGGCCGGGCCACGTCCAAGACGACGGTCGTCCCCAACGACGGCAGCGGTTTCCAGGGCAGCTACACCTTCGGCTACCACTACGACGCCAACGACCAGACGACCTCGGTCGACTACCCGGCGGTCGGCGGACTGCCCGCGGAGTCCGTCACCACCCAGCGCTCGGCCTACGGCGACCCGACCAAGCTGTCCAGCGCACTGGCCACCTATGTGTCCGGGGTCGGGTACGACGACCTCGGCCGTACGATCTCCCGCTCGTACGGCACAGCGGGCACCGGCACCAGTGCGACCCGCACCTTCGCCTACGACGACGCCAACGGCACCGGCTGGCTGAAGAACGTCACCACCAACGCGCTCACCTCGGGCACCACCACCAAGGTTCAGGAGGACACCTACGCCCGCAACAGCGCGGGAACCGTCACCGCGCTGCGCGAGATCGTCGCGAACCAGCAGCAGTGCTACACCTACGACGGCCTCCAGCGGCTGAAGGGGGCCTGGACCACGGCAGCCACGAACTGCGGCACCACACCGCAGTCGGACTTCGCCGGTCCCGACGCCTACCAGCACCAGTACACCTACGACCGGCTCGGCAACATCCAGTCCGTCACCAAGGCCACGGCGACGGAGACGACGGTCAGGGACTACAAGTACCCGGGCTACAGCGCCGACGAGACGACCTACACGGCCGACCAGGCGCACCCGCACGCGGTCACGTCCGTCACCACGCCGTCGGGCACGGACATCTACGGCTACAACGACAAGGGCCAGCTGACCACGCGCACCGTCGGCGGAGTGAGCTCCACCCTGGACTGGGACCCGCAGCAACGGCTGACCAAGGTCACGCAGAAGAAGCAGACCGGCGACGAGGTGTCGACGTACGTCTACGACGTCGAGGGTAACGTCGTCATGCGCACCGCCAAGAACGAGAAGGTGCTGTACCTGGACGGCCAGGAACTGCATTCCACCACCGCCGGAACCAAGGCCAGCCGCTACTACGCGCTGGAGAAGACGGCGGTGGCCGTGCGCGTGGCGGACGGCACCGCCAACGGCACGCTCATCTGGCTGATGTCCGACACACAGAGCTCCACCCAGCTGATGGTGGCGCAGGCGACGGGCGCGGTCACCAGGCGGCGTTACCTGCCGTTCGGCGAACAGCGCGGCGCCACCGCACTGCCCTCGGCCACCGACCGGGGCTTCCTCGGCAAGTCCGAGGACGACTCCACCGGCCTCTCCCTCCTCGGGGCGAGGCTCTACGACCCGGGTCTGGGCCGCTTCCTGTCCCCCGACCCACTGGCGACGCCGTATCTGCCGCAGAGCCTCAACGGCTACAGCTACAGCGTCAACAACCCCATCGCGTACAGCGACCCGTCCGGACTGTTCTTCGACCTCCTGTTCGGCGGCAGCTTCTGGCGCACGCTGTGGAATTCCCGCCACAACGCGGCGGTGATGCTGAGAGCCATGGCGGTTCGCTTCTACGACCTCTCCCACGGCAACGGCCACGGGGCCGTGACCACGAGCCGCAAGGCGAATGCCATCAAGCACGGCTCGTACAACAGCATCAACATCAAGAAAGAATCCCTGAAGAAGACCGGGTACGCGGACCTCATCTACTGGACGGACAAGAAGGTCTACGTCTGGGAGATCAAGCACCAGCAATCGGCCAACTACAAGTCGTCGAGACCGTCGGCGGAATCCACCGGGCCCGCGCAGCTCAAGAACTACATCAAGTATCTGACCAAACAGCTGCGGGCGAAGGGGGACAAGAGGCAGGTCGTCGCCGGTTTCGCATTCCCGCTGGCGCAGTCGGCTCCCAGCATCAAGGGCGATGAACTCATCACCGTCCGCTCGTCGTCGAAAGCCGCGGGAATCGAGGTGTACACGTACACGAAGGTGAAGAAGATCGACAAACCCTCGCCGTCGCCGTTCCCGCAGCCGAATCCGACGACCGTCCCGGAAAGGGTGCCCCAGCCCGCGAATCCGTACCAGCCGGCACCAGGCGCGACGCAGCTCGCCCCGCTGCCGGGAGCGGAGACCAACAACGAGTGGGGCTGGGACTGGGGGACGGTGACGACGCCGGACACCAGCACCAGCGGGGCGCTCGCGACGGTGGCCTTCCTGACCGCGCTGTTCCTGAGCCCGGCTTGA